One genomic window of Borreliella garinii includes the following:
- a CDS encoding LCP family protein, with the protein MRKDLIFLVLIVLIIASVVIFFIRSSKKELVYFELNTKNNISFLFLVEDLNKNLVSMQEIFINIKTGNLGFLDIPIHTGYEDLKGNISWFKDLYKKNSFTKFLSKIYTQLSHESDYYIRFQKENFVKLIDYLGGVRLLVKNPVKVYNFEDSILIPSGTSNFDGDKAYDYLRYFNDVNQFEERVEFFKEFFKKLLFQISDFGIENDNFFKIYSMIDTNLSEVVFKYIVKNYKINNDKIISINIKGQEEIFKDNDNNLIKVVFPYYGGAILKESVDKLNKELINEGAEEIVKIVVLNGTEVAGLAKKTANIFNSLKFKVLKFGNADKNSYKNTLIINNSDNLEMAVRVGEVIKATNIKPISEVQTKRLLELDNLDINPDVIVVLGDDFDGRYVRSK; encoded by the coding sequence TTGCGAAAGGATTTAATTTTTTTAGTTTTAATCGTTTTAATAATAGCGAGTGTAGTAATTTTTTTTATTAGAAGCTCTAAAAAAGAGTTAGTTTACTTCGAGCTTAATACAAAGAACAATATTAGTTTTTTGTTTTTAGTAGAAGATCTTAATAAAAACCTTGTAAGCATGCAAGAAATTTTTATTAATATAAAAACAGGAAATCTTGGTTTTTTAGATATTCCAATTCATACTGGATATGAAGATTTAAAAGGCAATATATCTTGGTTTAAAGATCTTTATAAAAAAAATTCTTTTACTAAGTTTTTGTCTAAAATTTATACACAATTATCTCATGAATCAGATTATTATATTCGTTTTCAAAAAGAAAATTTTGTTAAACTTATTGATTACTTGGGGGGGGTTAGACTTCTTGTTAAAAATCCAGTAAAAGTTTATAACTTTGAGGATTCTATTTTAATACCCTCTGGCACTTCTAATTTTGATGGTGATAAAGCTTATGATTATTTAAGATATTTTAATGATGTTAATCAGTTTGAAGAGAGAGTCGAGTTTTTTAAAGAATTTTTTAAAAAACTTCTTTTTCAAATTTCAGATTTTGGTATTGAAAATGACAATTTTTTCAAAATATATTCCATGATAGATACTAATCTTTCAGAGGTTGTTTTTAAGTATATTGTTAAAAATTATAAAATTAATAATGATAAAATTATTTCTATTAATATTAAAGGTCAAGAAGAGATTTTTAAGGATAATGATAATAATTTGATAAAAGTTGTTTTTCCTTATTATGGGGGCGCTATTTTAAAAGAATCGGTGGATAAATTGAATAAAGAGTTGATTAATGAAGGCGCAGAAGAGATAGTAAAGATTGTTGTTTTAAATGGAACAGAAGTTGCTGGACTTGCAAAAAAAACAGCAAATATTTTTAATTCTTTAAAATTTAAAGTTTTAAAATTTGGCAATGCAGATAAAAATTCTTATAAAAATACCTTGATTATAAATAATTCGGATAATTTAGAAATGGCTGTTAGAGTTGGCGAGGTAATTAAAGCTACAAATATTAAGCCAATTTCTGAAGTTCAAACTAAAAGATTATTAGAGCTTGATAATCTTGATATTAATCCCGATGTAATAGTTGTTTTAGGAGATGATTTTGATGGAAGATATGTTAGAAGTAAATGA
- the rpmA gene encoding 50S ribosomal protein L27 — MATSKSGGSSKNGRDSISKRLGVKRSGGQFVKAGEIIVRQRGTKFHKGKNVGLGRDYTIFALSSGKVEFKTLKGRKYVNII, encoded by the coding sequence ATGGCAACAAGTAAAAGTGGTGGTAGTTCAAAAAATGGACGAGATTCTATATCTAAACGACTTGGAGTTAAAAGAAGTGGTGGCCAGTTTGTTAAGGCTGGGGAAATAATTGTTAGACAAAGAGGTACAAAATTTCATAAGGGTAAAAACGTCGGCCTTGGAAGAGACTATACAATATTTGCGCTTTCATCTGGCAAGGTAGAGTTTAAAACTTTAAAGGGAAGAAAATATGTAAATATTATTTAG
- the tilS gene encoding tRNA lysidine(34) synthetase TilS — translation MHFLDDNIQIKIDKFYKKNSLNKNRVIVAFSGGADSTTLLLNLKYYLSNNIVAFYFAHFIRSDNEQNKEIEHVKGFCDLYNIALQVKKCDIDIKSESVRLGISIEELARKCRYNALENALKENDANYIALAHNENDQIETIIMRFFQGSFLDGLSGIPGVNRNIIRPLLEVSRLEIENFLSLNNISFFVDSTNAQDLYLRNRVRNNLLPSIEKIFKGYQKCLKRISEFSKEFVDYFEKDEFFPVEKGKYYYSFDLKTFLNFPKYLVFRLIFKILNSEGIVAKVSYKALNEAFKVEIHRKKNNVLLKTNDFFLEKRHNKINLIFKRDEKFYKPFDFILEVGKWHSLSLGKILLKCLECNTASVSRLKCCSYEFRYKFFKDRFKAKKFFSKFIRCNPIYLMLLSLDNRLIGIIDLNTLNLVWSEKSILKKISISLIGGLLKE, via the coding sequence ATGCATTTTTTAGACGATAATATACAAATTAAAATAGATAAATTTTATAAAAAAAATTCTTTAAATAAAAATCGGGTTATTGTTGCTTTTTCTGGAGGGGCCGATTCCACAACTTTATTATTGAATTTAAAATATTATTTGAGCAATAATATTGTTGCATTTTATTTTGCTCATTTTATTAGATCTGATAATGAGCAAAATAAAGAGATAGAGCATGTAAAGGGTTTTTGTGATCTTTACAATATTGCTTTACAAGTTAAAAAATGTGATATAGATATAAAAAGTGAGTCAGTTAGGTTAGGAATATCTATTGAAGAACTTGCAAGGAAATGTAGATATAATGCTTTAGAAAATGCTCTTAAAGAAAATGATGCAAATTATATTGCGCTTGCTCATAACGAGAACGATCAGATTGAGACAATAATTATGAGATTTTTTCAAGGATCTTTTTTGGATGGTCTTTCAGGTATTCCTGGTGTGAATAGGAATATTATAAGACCTTTACTCGAGGTTTCAAGACTAGAAATTGAAAATTTTTTATCTTTGAATAATATTAGTTTTTTTGTTGATAGTACAAATGCTCAAGATTTATATCTAAGAAATAGGGTTAGAAATAATTTACTACCTTCTATAGAGAAGATTTTTAAAGGGTATCAAAAATGTCTTAAAAGAATATCTGAATTTTCAAAGGAATTTGTAGATTATTTTGAAAAAGATGAATTTTTCCCCGTTGAGAAAGGTAAATACTATTATTCTTTTGATTTGAAAACTTTTTTAAATTTTCCCAAATATTTGGTGTTTAGATTGATTTTTAAAATTTTAAATTCAGAAGGAATTGTAGCTAAAGTTTCCTATAAAGCTCTTAATGAAGCATTTAAAGTAGAGATTCATAGAAAGAAAAATAATGTTTTATTAAAAACCAATGATTTTTTTTTAGAAAAAAGGCATAATAAAATTAATTTAATTTTTAAAAGGGATGAAAAATTTTACAAACCTTTTGATTTTATTTTAGAAGTTGGCAAATGGCATAGTTTATCTTTAGGTAAGATTTTGCTAAAATGTTTAGAGTGCAATACAGCTTCTGTATCAAGGTTAAAATGTTGTTCTTATGAGTTTAGATATAAATTTTTTAAGGATAGATTTAAAGCAAAAAAATTTTTTTCTAAGTTTATAAGGTGTAATCCGATTTATTTAATGTTATTGTCATTAGATAATAGGTTAATTGGAATTATTGATTTAAATACTTTAAACTTAGTATGGAGTGAAAAAAGCATTCTTAAAAAAATTAGTATATCTTTGATTGGAGGGCTTTTAAAGGAATGA
- a CDS encoding 50S ribosomal protein L25/general stress protein Ctc: protein MENSRILSCKYRTSFGSSNARRIRSKDEIPAVVYGQGNNVSHLKIKSSEFNKKFAKFTDNTVLILDDGKLERCVFVKAVAENVARKLIYHIDFYEVDRRVELEKYIPIKLIGASVGVKEGGILTVLKEQVRVKSLPLDLPEFIELDLTPVNKGDSVFLKDLVLPSNVKLAENDENLEVVTIK from the coding sequence GTGGAAAATAGCAGGATTTTAAGTTGTAAATATAGAACAAGCTTTGGATCTTCCAATGCTCGCAGAATAAGATCTAAAGATGAAATACCGGCTGTTGTTTACGGACAGGGTAATAATGTTTCACACTTGAAAATCAAGAGCAGTGAGTTTAATAAAAAATTTGCAAAGTTTACGGACAATACTGTTTTAATATTAGATGACGGCAAGCTTGAAAGATGTGTTTTTGTTAAAGCTGTTGCCGAAAATGTTGCAAGAAAGCTCATTTATCATATTGATTTTTATGAAGTAGATAGGCGCGTTGAGCTTGAAAAGTATATTCCTATTAAGCTTATTGGGGCTTCTGTTGGGGTTAAAGAGGGTGGAATTTTGACTGTCTTAAAAGAGCAGGTTAGGGTAAAATCTTTGCCTTTGGATTTGCCAGAATTTATAGAGCTTGATTTAACTCCCGTTAACAAGGGGGATAGTGTTTTTCTTAAGGATCTTGTGTTACCCTCTAATGTTAAGCTTGCAGAAAATGACGAGAATTTGGAAGTTGTTACTATAAAGTGA
- a CDS encoding flagellar hook-basal body protein has protein sequence MVRGIYTAASGMMAERHKLDVVSNNLANIDLIGYKKDLSIQKAFPEMLIRRLNDDGLYKFPKGHLETAPIVGKLGTGVEENEIYTLFEQGPLKTTSNPLDLALTDQGFFVIQTSDGERYTRNGSFTIGKEGILVTKSGFPVLGEKGYIYLKKNNFKITPQGQIFHNSSFESNPKRLVSEHENSWENYELLDTIRIVNFENPRFLKKQGNSLWVDTKTSGKAQEIDISLRPKIETGALEASNVNAVKEMVLMIEINRAYEANQKTIQTEDSLLGKLINEIGKY, from the coding sequence GTGGTAAGAGGAATTTATACAGCTGCTAGCGGAATGATGGCAGAAAGACACAAGCTTGACGTAGTGTCAAATAATTTAGCAAATATAGATCTCATTGGATACAAAAAAGATTTATCCATTCAAAAAGCATTTCCAGAAATGCTAATAAGAAGACTAAACGATGATGGCCTTTATAAATTTCCCAAAGGACATCTTGAAACAGCTCCTATTGTAGGTAAACTGGGAACAGGAGTTGAAGAAAATGAAATATATACACTATTTGAACAAGGCCCATTAAAAACTACTAGCAACCCATTAGATTTAGCGCTAACTGATCAAGGATTTTTTGTAATACAAACTTCAGATGGAGAGAGATATACAAGAAATGGTTCTTTTACTATTGGGAAAGAGGGAATCCTTGTTACAAAGAGCGGATTTCCTGTTCTAGGAGAAAAAGGATATATATATCTTAAAAAGAATAATTTTAAAATAACACCTCAAGGACAAATCTTCCACAATTCAAGCTTTGAATCAAACCCTAAAAGACTTGTTAGCGAGCATGAAAATTCTTGGGAAAATTATGAGCTGCTTGATACAATCAGAATTGTAAATTTTGAAAATCCCAGATTTCTCAAAAAACAGGGAAATTCTTTATGGGTTGACACAAAAACATCTGGCAAGGCACAAGAAATTGATATATCATTAAGGCCTAAAATAGAAACAGGGGCACTTGAAGCTTCCAATGTTAATGCTGTGAAAGAAATGGTTTTAATGATTGAAATCAACAGAGCTTACGAAGCTAATCAAAAAACAATACAAACTGAAGACAGCCTTTTAGGGAAGTTAATAAATGAAATTGGAAAATATTAA
- a CDS encoding ribosomal-processing cysteine protease Prp, whose amino-acid sequence MINVLVKVKDDVIIYLLANGHAISKNNVNVVCSSFSFILRTFFSVLDLEGEAFIVKNSKRGYLEFKPFFKDLNKESLFYYSRFLIRGINDLCFEYPNDIKLVLEEN is encoded by the coding sequence TTGATTAATGTTTTAGTAAAAGTAAAAGACGATGTAATCATTTATCTTTTAGCTAATGGTCATGCCATAAGTAAGAATAATGTTAATGTTGTCTGCTCTTCTTTTTCTTTTATTTTGAGAACCTTTTTCAGCGTTCTTGATCTTGAGGGCGAGGCTTTTATTGTAAAAAATTCAAAAAGAGGTTATTTAGAATTTAAGCCCTTTTTTAAGGATTTGAACAAAGAAAGTCTGTTTTATTATAGTAGATTTTTAATTAGAGGCATAAATGATTTGTGCTTTGAATATCCTAATGATATTAAATTAGTTTTGGAGGAAAATTAA
- a CDS encoding DUF2147 domain-containing protein: MNKILSKFFLFFCFAMFLFANLENTNEKEIINKAENLDSRNEVLGYWVGYNDVSNIKNSIIYVYKYNGEVYGRILTIIKDGKKYNAENPSGDTVVGFENLAIEGLDFMWGLKYSPSSKKWDRGKIIDPKNGKIYNSEMSVDSKTGNLITRGKVWIFGRSKIWTRAEADEIPKVDLVNLVPAPPLKK; encoded by the coding sequence ATGAACAAGATTTTGTCAAAGTTTTTTCTTTTTTTTTGTTTTGCAATGTTTTTATTTGCAAATTTAGAAAATACAAATGAAAAGGAAATTATTAATAAGGCTGAAAACCTTGATTCTAGAAACGAAGTTTTAGGGTATTGGGTTGGTTATAATGATGTGAGCAATATAAAAAATTCTATTATTTATGTTTATAAATATAATGGAGAAGTTTATGGGCGAATTTTAACCATAATAAAAGATGGTAAAAAATATAATGCCGAAAATCCCTCAGGAGATACTGTGGTTGGGTTTGAAAATCTTGCAATAGAGGGTCTTGATTTTATGTGGGGTCTTAAGTATTCTCCTTCTTCTAAAAAATGGGATAGAGGCAAAATAATAGATCCTAAAAACGGTAAAATTTATAATTCTGAGATGAGCGTTGACAGTAAAACTGGGAATCTTATCACCAGGGGGAAAGTTTGGATTTTTGGCAGAAGTAAAATTTGGACAAGAGCCGAAGCTGATGAAATACCAAAAGTAGACTTAGTTAATCTTGTTCCAGCGCCTCCTTTAAAAAAGTAA
- the spoVG gene encoding DNA-binding protein SpoVG, which produces MDITDIRIKKVESKNSGSKLLAYVAVTFDNCLVLHNIRVIKGQKGVFIAMPNRRTRVGEYKDIVHPISQDFRKTLQTSIFKEYIRENPADLELELDF; this is translated from the coding sequence GTGGATATTACAGACATAAGGATTAAGAAAGTTGAAAGTAAAAATTCTGGTTCTAAATTATTAGCATATGTTGCAGTTACTTTTGATAATTGCTTAGTTCTTCACAATATTAGAGTTATTAAAGGGCAAAAGGGAGTATTTATTGCTATGCCTAACAGAAGGACCAGGGTTGGTGAGTATAAAGACATTGTACATCCTATTAGTCAGGATTTTAGAAAAACTTTGCAAACTTCTATTTTTAAGGAATATATAAGAGAAAATCCAGCCGATCTTGAGCTTGAATTAGATTTTTAA
- the rplU gene encoding 50S ribosomal protein L21 produces MYALVEINGKQYKAIEGEFLKIDKISPIEKDKLEFNSVLLINKDGEIKIGKPYVANSLIRCTYKEDKKDKKVVSYRYRRRKSSERKVGHRQTYSYILVDEIVF; encoded by the coding sequence ATGTATGCATTGGTAGAAATAAATGGAAAGCAATATAAGGCTATTGAGGGTGAATTTTTAAAAATAGATAAAATTTCTCCTATTGAAAAAGATAAGCTGGAATTTAATAGTGTTTTACTTATCAATAAAGATGGAGAGATTAAAATAGGAAAGCCCTATGTTGCAAATTCTCTTATTAGATGTACCTATAAAGAAGATAAAAAAGATAAAAAGGTTGTTTCTTACAGATATAGAAGAAGAAAATCAAGTGAGCGAAAAGTTGGACACAGACAAACCTATTCTTATATTTTGGTTGATGAAATAGTTTTTTAA
- the nadD gene encoding nicotinate (nicotinamide) nucleotide adenylyltransferase, with translation MRIAILGGTYNPIHIGHIFLAKEIEFLLNIDKVIFIPTCNPAHKLISEDVSVQNRIDMLKLALENEDKMLIDDCDIINGGITYTVDTISCVKKKYKNDKLFLVIGDDLFQNFDSWKDPQSIVSSVDLVVAHRIYKERLKSSFKHIYIDNKIIPISSSEIRNRIANGFPVSYLLPYSVLKYIKDNNLYVKKVNICERI, from the coding sequence ATGAGAATTGCAATATTAGGGGGCACTTATAATCCAATTCATATTGGGCATATTTTTTTGGCCAAAGAGATAGAGTTTTTATTAAATATTGATAAGGTAATCTTTATTCCCACTTGTAATCCTGCTCATAAATTGATTAGTGAGGATGTTAGTGTTCAAAATAGAATAGATATGCTAAAGCTTGCATTAGAGAATGAAGATAAAATGTTAATAGATGATTGTGACATAATAAATGGTGGCATAACTTATACCGTTGATACTATTTCCTGTGTTAAAAAAAAATATAAAAACGATAAACTTTTTTTGGTCATTGGCGATGATCTTTTTCAAAATTTTGATTCATGGAAAGATCCCCAAAGTATTGTAAGTTCTGTTGATCTTGTTGTTGCTCACAGGATCTACAAAGAGAGGCTAAAAAGTTCTTTTAAGCATATTTATATAGATAATAAAATAATACCAATCTCCTCATCAGAGATTAGAAATAGAATTGCAAATGGATTTCCTGTTAGCTATTTACTACCTTATAGTGTGTTAAAATACATTAAAGATAATAATTTATATGTTAAAAAGGTAAATATTTGCGAAAGGATTTAA
- a CDS encoding adenine phosphoribosyltransferase — protein MKNKTEYYDKFIAKVPDFPKKGVLFYDITSVLLKPEVYASLINEAYSFYNLKKIDCIAVVESRGYLIGAPLSLKMQLPLVLIRKEGKLPREVFGEEYELEYGFGKIEVHKDDVRMYSNILLIDDILATGGTLKSSAILLERAGGRVKDIFCFIELCGINGRRILEDYEVNSLVRYN, from the coding sequence ATGAAAAATAAAACAGAGTATTATGATAAGTTTATTGCAAAAGTACCCGATTTTCCTAAAAAGGGTGTTCTTTTTTACGATATTACTAGTGTTTTGTTAAAACCCGAAGTTTATGCTTCATTAATAAATGAGGCATATTCTTTTTATAATCTTAAAAAGATTGATTGCATTGCTGTTGTTGAGTCCAGGGGGTATTTAATAGGTGCTCCTTTGTCTTTAAAAATGCAACTTCCTCTTGTTTTAATTCGAAAAGAGGGTAAATTGCCCAGAGAGGTTTTTGGCGAAGAGTATGAGCTTGAATATGGCTTTGGGAAAATAGAAGTACACAAAGATGATGTTAGAATGTATTCCAATATTCTTTTAATAGATGATATATTGGCTACTGGTGGAACTTTAAAGTCGTCTGCAATTTTACTAGAGAGAGCCGGGGGCAGGGTTAAGGATATTTTTTGTTTTATTGAGCTTTGTGGTATTAATGGTAGACGCATTCTTGAAGACTATGAGGTTAATTCTCTTGTAAGGTACAATTAA
- the flgG gene encoding flagellar basal-body rod protein FlgG: MMRALWTAASGMTAQQYNVDTIANNLSNVNTTGFKKIRAEFEDLIYQTQNRAGTPATENTLRPLGNQVGHGTKIAATQRIFEQGKMQSTNLLTDVAIEGDGFYKILLPDGTYAYTRDGSFKIDSNRELVTSQGYKVLPNIFFPEEYIQNSITISEQGIVSVKIDNSNEPIELGQIEISRFVNPAGLSAIGSNLFKETAGSGQEITGIPGSEGMGILRQGILEMSNVSIAEEMVTMIVAQRAYEINSKAIQTSDNMLGIANNLKRQ, from the coding sequence ATGATGAGAGCATTATGGACAGCAGCAAGTGGAATGACTGCACAACAATACAATGTAGACACAATTGCCAATAATCTTTCAAATGTAAATACTACAGGATTTAAAAAAATAAGAGCAGAATTTGAAGATTTGATTTATCAAACCCAAAACAGAGCAGGAACTCCTGCAACTGAAAATACTTTAAGGCCGCTCGGGAATCAAGTTGGCCACGGAACAAAAATCGCTGCTACTCAGAGAATATTTGAACAAGGAAAAATGCAATCCACCAATTTACTCACTGATGTTGCTATTGAAGGAGATGGATTTTACAAAATTCTTCTGCCTGATGGAACTTATGCATATACTAGAGATGGATCATTTAAAATCGATTCTAATCGAGAACTTGTAACAAGCCAAGGATACAAGGTATTGCCCAATATATTCTTCCCAGAAGAATATATCCAAAACTCAATTACAATATCTGAACAAGGAATAGTATCGGTAAAAATTGATAACAGCAACGAACCAATAGAACTTGGACAAATTGAAATCTCAAGATTTGTTAATCCTGCAGGACTAAGTGCCATTGGTAGCAATTTATTCAAAGAAACAGCCGGATCAGGCCAAGAAATAACAGGAATACCAGGAAGTGAAGGCATGGGAATACTAAGACAAGGTATTCTTGAGATGTCAAATGTATCTATTGCTGAAGAAATGGTAACAATGATAGTAGCTCAAAGGGCTTATGAAATAAACTCAAAGGCTATTCAAACTTCTGACAATATGTTAGGAATTGCAAATAATTTAAAAAGGCAATAA
- the obgE gene encoding GTPase ObgE, translating to MYNFKDSVSITVISGNGGSGCVSFLREKFNAKGGPDGGNGGSGGSVIFKVKENLRTLSSYKNGHVLCAKNGRPGMGFKRSGANGKDLILFVPPNTDIYNENDETLLCRLEKLNDEFVILKGGRGGLGNWNFKTSIRRTPRFAQPGESGNSLNVRLELSLVADIGLVGLPNAGKSSLLNRITSAKSRVANYPFTTKIPHLGVLRYSYDDLIIADIPGIIKGASFGVGLGTKFLKHITKTKILALVIDISEANFLESYNILLNELKSYSYKLFNKKKIIIANKLDLDSSEKNFNCLMKTLGKEKIIGISIYENRGIDELIKEFFILAKAF from the coding sequence TTGTATAACTTTAAAGACTCTGTAAGTATAACGGTAATTTCGGGCAATGGCGGTTCTGGGTGTGTTTCTTTTTTGCGAGAAAAGTTTAATGCAAAGGGTGGTCCGGATGGTGGAAATGGCGGGAGCGGTGGGAGTGTAATTTTCAAGGTGAAAGAAAATCTTCGCACTTTATCTTCTTATAAAAATGGCCATGTGCTTTGTGCCAAAAATGGTAGACCTGGAATGGGTTTCAAGAGAAGCGGAGCTAATGGGAAAGATTTAATTCTTTTTGTTCCCCCAAATACGGACATTTATAATGAAAACGACGAAACTCTTTTGTGTAGACTTGAAAAATTAAATGACGAATTTGTTATTTTAAAAGGTGGCAGAGGTGGTCTTGGTAATTGGAATTTTAAAACTTCAATTAGAAGGACGCCAAGGTTTGCTCAACCCGGAGAATCAGGCAATAGCTTGAATGTTCGTCTTGAACTTTCTTTGGTGGCGGATATTGGACTTGTTGGACTTCCCAATGCTGGCAAATCTTCTCTTCTTAATAGAATAACTTCAGCAAAATCTAGGGTCGCAAATTATCCTTTTACAACAAAGATTCCCCATCTTGGTGTACTTAGATATTCTTATGATGATTTAATCATTGCAGATATTCCGGGAATAATTAAAGGTGCTAGCTTTGGAGTAGGACTTGGGACTAAATTTTTAAAACATATTACTAAAACTAAAATTTTAGCTTTAGTAATTGATATTTCTGAAGCAAATTTTTTAGAATCATATAACATTCTTTTGAATGAATTAAAATCTTATAGCTATAAGCTTTTTAATAAAAAAAAAATTATTATTGCCAATAAGCTTGATTTGGACAGTTCTGAGAAAAATTTTAATTGCTTGATGAAGACCCTGGGAAAAGAAAAGATTATCGGTATCTCTATTTATGAGAATAGAGGGATTGATGAACTTATTAAAGAATTTTTTATTTTGGCTAAAGCTTTTTAG
- the pth gene encoding aminoacyl-tRNA hydrolase, whose protein sequence is MGLLILGLGNPGLEFSLTRHNVGFSLLDKIISKNDLFLKRKKKYEYSELRMISGRVILVKPLTYMNLSGSLFPSIFSDFYMCIKNLLVVLDNVDLPLGKCRLKERGGPSTHNGLKSISSALGSSNYSRLYIGVGSNVMRDIKSFVLSRFCKDEIDRLEKLYDFLSDELVDISESNFKNKVQKINSSNF, encoded by the coding sequence ATGGGGTTGTTGATACTTGGATTAGGAAACCCTGGATTAGAATTTTCTTTAACTAGACATAATGTTGGCTTTTCTCTTTTAGATAAAATTATTTCTAAGAATGACCTTTTTTTAAAGAGAAAAAAAAAATATGAATATTCAGAGTTGAGAATGATTTCTGGAAGAGTAATTTTGGTTAAGCCATTGACTTATATGAATCTAAGCGGATCTTTATTTCCTTCAATATTTTCAGATTTTTATATGTGTATAAAGAATTTGTTAGTGGTTCTCGACAATGTTGATCTTCCCTTGGGAAAATGCAGACTTAAAGAGCGAGGTGGTCCATCTACTCATAATGGCCTCAAGTCAATTTCAAGCGCTCTTGGAAGCTCTAATTACAGTAGGCTTTATATTGGGGTTGGAAGCAATGTTATGCGAGATATAAAGAGTTTTGTTCTTTCTAGATTTTGCAAGGATGAAATAGATAGGCTTGAGAAATTGTATGATTTTTTAAGTGATGAGTTAGTTGATATTAGCGAGTCAAATTTTAAAAATAAGGTTCAAAAAATCAATTCTAGTAATTTTTAA
- the rsfS gene encoding ribosome silencing factor translates to MEDMLEVNDINTLCKIISNFNGIDVIGINVSNICNWTDFFIIATFVSFKQMEALYHDKIVKFFKERKINLNFQGKGLVYDWTVVSGGNLVIHLMSEKSREYYELEKIWSKGIIIYP, encoded by the coding sequence ATGGAAGATATGTTAGAAGTAAATGATATTAATACTTTATGCAAAATAATAAGCAATTTTAATGGAATTGACGTTATAGGTATTAATGTTAGCAATATTTGCAATTGGACTGATTTTTTTATAATAGCTACTTTTGTATCATTTAAACAAATGGAAGCTTTGTATCATGATAAGATAGTTAAATTCTTTAAAGAAAGAAAAATTAATCTTAACTTTCAAGGGAAAGGGTTGGTTTATGACTGGACTGTTGTTTCGGGTGGAAATTTAGTAATTCATTTAATGAGCGAAAAGTCTAGAGAATACTACGAACTTGAAAAAATATGGTCCAAAGGAATTATCATTTATCCTTAA